tggccaacaaagttaacaagacatgatcaaagcattgcctgttcaatttttattttacagcggtcacgtctgttgtgactaactccaaactcgtgcctcgcatCGGATGATTGCATTGTTTATTAAAATGCAGCGGAGAGCCCGTCTTTTCTGTGCCGCATTGCATTGTCTTGATAACAGACGGCCAGGACAACGAGTTTATGCCCGACCTGTTCTAcaaggcaaaatttgagtgctgttggaTTTTAAGATTTCTTcgatgctctgacggccagtgttaggacgcgggagacaatcggaaacacCGCTTGGGAGAGggatgcgttcactgtcaacatgcgctgacattgatcatggatctgcatagaacttttgTGCATCACCTTgcgtgggccagatatgatatcgtggccatattttgtgtttgaaatgtcttttagactgataaatgatgacgaaaataatggatttctaattttatcataagaaaatagcaaattccgtgcaattccacgtttataaccaaattccgttttaatgtcagaattccgtgattccgtccgtgttttcTGTATCGCGGAAATCATAGGGCCCTACACCTATGGCTCGTGTATAATTAGGAGATATAAGGAGACTTCCATAGAAATGGgtatgatcaaaaagaggactaaAATCCCATAAAAGCTTAAGGGGATCAGAAACAGCAGCTGCTATTTTTGTAATAGACTGGCAATATGAACAAACAGAACAAAGTGCGTTTGCTGTCGATTCACTTCTTGGTCCACTTAGagaggactgagttcggttcacttaaagTGGAAAAGTTGTGAAAACATCCATAAATTACTAggagggaccaggtgtgaaaacgccctCAGTAAAAGTGATACTCACTGCTTCTTGCAGAGGCTCTTTGCATTGTTCATGACATGGCTTAGGCAGCGGTGAAGGATGGGCAATGTGGAGTCTTCCTCCTTGCCTTCTCCCATCACTAGGTCATGGTACCTACAGTAttttgaggggaaaaaagtaCAGAAGTGTATGGGTTATCTTCACCTTAGTTTGAACTTGAAGACATAAAAACAGTGTTTAAGGTATAGGTGGTGGTTGCTGAGTTTTTCTGAGAACTATGtgtaagtatttatttattttgctgtgGTAACAAATACCTTCTGAGGAGCTCTGCAAGAGACATCCCGCAGAAATTCATGGCGAGGGATTGCAGCAGCACGATTGAGCCATCGCACATGAGCATCACCGGCCTTTTTCTTGCAGACTGGCCATGAAGTCTTACCACATCGGTTAGGAAAGCGCCAACAAAATGGGACACCGATGGTGTCGTATGGTCACTTGTGGCAAATGTGGCCACAGGCAACGGTGAGCTTCCCTTGTTGGGGTGTCTTGTCACAATTTCATAGATGTAAATTGGTTTGTGGTCTACCGGGTCTCTGTGTATGATGCTTCCGGTAGCATCAATGTAAATTATGTCCTCCCTGCATCTCTTAAAGAAGACAGCTATGGTCTTAGCAGACCACAGCATAACGGACTTCGGCTTTGCCGAAATCTGCTGGATGAGGCTGTCCTCTTTTCTGGCCATCAGGGTAAGACTTATGAGGTCCTCCTCGTGATGACGTGCCTTCGCCCTTTGGGCCGAACTCAAGGTCTTCAGCGTTCCAGGGGTTGGCACGCCATCCCGGCACCCAGAGTCAAATACATCCTCATCTAGGGAGCCCAGCTTTTCTAGGTGGAGGGTTCTGGGCAGCTGGTGCTTCAGGCTCTGTGCcagtttctccctctcctctccccgcacaGGCCGACGCACCAGCTGGCACTTGCTGTGCCTTATCTGTTCTCCCTTAAAATTCATGTGCGCCTGCAGGTTATCGTCAAGGTGAATGTCCACCCCAACAGGACAGTCTGAAAACCTGCAGTACGCAGAGGTGGTAAACAATGGCCCCCTCCTTCTGGACCCTATGGTTTTCACACTGTGGCGTCTGAATGCCAAACTGCAGTATGGGTTCACTTCCTTTATGCCCCGAGCCATGATGGTAGTCCAATTGATATTGGTGAAGCGTCTCCCAACCTGGGTCTTTCGAAGACTTTGCCAGTCTTCCTTTGACACTGTGAAGGAAGACTGAGTTTCCGGCAAAGCCTGAATGAACAGGTCTCCACTGGAAGTGGAGGTGGGAGATGTGGCTCCAGTCGGTGAAGTAAGGGAGGActgttgtggaggaggaggtgatgaagTGCCTGACACACGAGCAGAAGTGGAGGACAGCACTGAGGACGTAGGTGATGTGGCTCCAGTCGGTGAAGTAAGGGAGGActgttgtggaggaggaggtgatgaagTGCCTGACACACGAGCAGAAGTGGAGGACGTAGGTGATGTGGCTCCAGTCGGTGAAGTAAGGGAGGActgttgtggaggaggaggtgatgaagTGCCTGACACACGAGCAGAAGTGGAGGACGTAGGTGATGTGGCTCCAGTCGGTGAAGTAAGGGAGGACTGTTGTGGAGGAGCAGGTGATGAAGTGCCTGACACACGGGCTGGTGAGGGGTTGGACTGTACTGGGGAGGAGGCCTGGGAGGATGATGAACTGTACTGCAGATGAAAGTTCACTGGTGTGAAGTTCCCCGGAGATGGTTGGAGAGCTTGGAGGTCTCGCACCGCCCGCGATGGAGATTGAGCCTCGGCTGATGCAGGTGATGGAATTTTGCCGGTAATCCCAGCTGCCGATGGCGAGTGAGGCGGAGTGCGTTGTGGGGGTCCAGGTGGGAGGTGAGGCTAATGTGGAAAACATAATATAGAAAAGATACAATTGAAGGCGGAGATAAAAACTTCAATACTATCACAGAcccaggggtgatggtgaaaaaaaaaacctgagcctGATCTTTTTTCCTGTTCCACAGGGGGTGGGGACACGACAACAATAACATACTGCATAtgtgacgtaatgtaggcctaattttgacACATTGTTTGAAAATGTAATGGTCTCATTTTTGCCTTGTGTATGTGTTATTCACGAAACCACAGATCATTTCCATCTTGGTAGGCTATAGGACTTAAGATTGACTGAAAGAAATTGGCCATGTTTGATTCTAGCAGTAAAAACGAATACAAaggtatgcagttagaaatgctttctaggcttgtgatgttgcagtatagttattgaggtgggtattgaaccacaattcaacatttcaacacaaaaatgcATTTCAGACAACATGCTGTatattttaccacatttaattaactcaaagctgcatatgtagcagccataccaagacagttcAGTAGGGGGCAATACTACTCCAGTAACTACACAATCTAAAAAAGAGGAGGTGATCACCAATTAAGCCATACTTTTTCTCATAACATAATAACGTTACAACCACACAAAACCAAAAAATTCCAAGGTTGAGTACAAATATATCTTCTGGAGACTTAACAAGGCACATAAAACAAAATTATGTGACATCGTCTGGACCAGTGTGTCATACCTTTTCAGTCTTATGAATTCATGTCATCTTATTCACATGTAAAATGATTGAGCTTGTCAATTCAGTGGACAAGTATGCCAATCCACTTCAGATGACATTATATTCCAATAATGTAAAactgctcattgtactcgtactcgtcaagaacttgccaataccaggaacgatactgctattaaacaaaacaatgcaaaatcttgtggcactttttttcaatgctgctttcaagtccacagaacgtgacctcatacatttaccaacatttaaatccacatggatatggacaatgtaaatatcacaggtggaaaaaaaaacaaggccatgcatttattttcattgtattttggcggtactcggtatcggcaagtacacacattaatttaCTCATACTtttatcggttttcaaaaaattggtattggtgcatccctaaaaTTGTGTGCTGCAGAATCACTGACTATATTTGTATGTACAGGACTGGGGTAACCGGTCATGCAAGAGCAAATTATTTCTTATTAGCAAAGGGAAGTTTGCTGTGACACACAGCTCTTCAGTCAACATTTAAAACCCAATGAGGAGCTTTGGCCAATATAAGCGTGCAATATTCCCTGTATAACTGGGATGGGCAGTCATGGTGAGTCAGGTTCAAACCTGGCAAGGCTCATTTACCAAccctcccccatttctctctctcccaaacatttcctgtcaccacttcTCTGTCACTAACAGATAAAGGCCTGATATGTCTGCATGCTGCTTTTGACTGAAGTGTAGGGGAGCGCTATGTTcgccgggtcctatgttccactgtctttgtatgggaccggggaacttaagaccctttttctaaaaaagggttccatGTTCCCAGCATTGTATGTTTACGAGTTtccaattgtgcccttcccaaaaccatccctaaactgtcagttttggccagggcacaaatttacaactccgAAAcattgcacctctgacaggttaggtttagggatagtaaTGCAACCACAACCTGCGCTTTGCtgtgcggcagcagtctacttggaagcagcggggaacatggaACCCGTTTTCGAAAAAAGGGCCccaagttccccggttgcgggtAACATAGAaccaggggaacataggatctggggaacatagggatgaccaaGTGTAGTGTTATGTAACGTTTTCACACACAACTGCATGGGAATTTGGTCAAATGGCATACAATGATTCAGTAACTAATTCATGTTTGAATACACTATAAGTTTGTCATAAAAGCATTTCATTACAACATACCTTCTGATGCATCCTGTAGACATTTTTAAGCCTGGTCTTGTTACTGCTGGTCTGTGGGATGCCCAGGCTACGGCAAGCCCCAACCCAGATATCGGCAGTTTCCTCAATTGTTTGCCGCAAGATGTCAATCGTGTCAACAATCAATTGTGCCGCCAGTGTAGTCTTGCGTGCCTAAAATAGACAAATGGAAAGTGTTCAATCAAAACTAGTcttacaccgataccgataccagatctgcactaaaatggtggtatcggtatcagcgagtaccaacaaatagagCAACGATATCATtcacagatgcttgtatgacacttgaacacaGCCTTAAACTTACTTATTTTATATTAGAGGCATttactttgtacagtattagtctttttcctgtctcACCAAGGTAGGCAGCaccctgacaaagccatgatggcaatgattttacatccaagagGTAACAGTGGCTACAGTGgtctcaacaaacacacacacacacacaaatgcacagtacaggcaaaaagtatggactcaccttctcattatcagatcaagaaaatgtctcttgtattgcttgtatcaattaaaattgactcgactgactgggtatttttaatTGAAattagacagaaaaataagcttgttgaaacatgtgaggccctcagttttgctgtgttgacgtcactgtttggcattttttgatatttttaaaataattgttttttttataatctccaggcctttttattagaatagcatgaaaaagttgatttatttccataattccatcaataatgttaaaaaactgtcatggattgtagattcatggcccagttttttaactattccaatcattaaattttaaaactcccatgcactgtttttgccattgaattcaatgttaaacgcatcatggccgttattaagacagagagagtcctaaccaagtattgaacattgcatgttatgtagaaagtaccaaatttcaactgattgaatgtgacccgaattttgatgaagaaaaatgtgattttaatacaatattctaatgctgcgaattccccaattcatgggttttttgagctggaaggccaacgtatataaaaaaaaataccatatatataataaaaatgtAACGACTGGAAtagttaagaaatatatatatatatatatatatatatatatttatttttattttttttgttacgtcaaacattatacatgtgttcattcacagttttgatgccctccctgaaaatgtattaagatctgtaaatagccacaaaaataaagagaattacttaaatgagaaggtgagccCATACTTTTGAATACTGCAGTCTGGGATCGGTGCTAAAAGatggtattggtgcaacactcaacaaaaaaaaacattaaaaacattttGAAAGAAAGAACTTTAACAGTTACCTGCCCAAAGGAGGCGAAGTCATAGTACCTATGGTATggggaaagacaaaaagaaaaaaattacttACTATCATCACGTTTCGTAATCTGAGAAGAGCATGCATACGTAAAGTTCATTATGCATTCAAGGTAACTACAACAAAAATAATCACTAGCAGTATTTCAAAAACTGCATTATAACTTAAGGAAcacttcagccattttcaatgtgctgttgtattgatgACACTACCCTTGACTcttcagtacccagtgatgctgcatttttcggctcagccctttccgagacctgagctattctaatgggggcagcttatgtttacattttaaaaattcttaaaaaaggtacactgtgcaggaaatggtcaaaaaaggtactgcacatatgctgctcgttgaaactgggctgcctattaccaaatttgatctttacatgaaagattactgattaataaactaatattttctagtatgaccaagccaaaaatgcccatttatggaaattcaaaatgacggacaatggagaagaccccctttttcatgtatgaaaagtgcaattttcccagtcataatcaataattaggaggtggtaagtattcataaaaaaagattttttttttttaaatgtcagcaaatgtcagctgcccccattacaataaccaggacctcggaaaaggctgaagaagaatttTAAAAATTCtccggtactgacaagtccagggtactagtgtgagcattacaactgcatgttgaaattgtttgaagttatcctttaacagtAGCATTATTAAATGCAGTGCAGTTAACTTACACCATGGATAAACTGAAGAATACAACAGATGTTGAAGTAGTAACTTAGACTGTTTAAGTTGCAACAAACCGTTTCTTCCAGTACATGCATCAACAACTTCAAAATAACGGTGACTTTATACAAGTATAGTCAAGTTTACTTATAAGGCACTTTTAAATATAACATAAGGAAGCTGATTCAATCCTGGACAATTCGATAAAATATGACTTGAAGACCCCGTAAAACATTCAGACAAATGTACAGTAACTTGAGgacacaatacaaacacaaataaTAACTTATGACCTGACAACAAAGGAACAATACATATCAGTATGATGTCAAATCAAACGAATCGTGAGGAAAAAGGTGCCATGGAAcaataaaatcataataatagcctaaataaataatGTGAAGTTACAgaaaggatgtctgcgcttcagcccttgTGGAGCTACCGGTCCAGGACTAGGGATGACCGGAGCCCTCAGTATATATAGAGCAGTCGTTCCCAACCTACGGGtcaggacccaacctatgggtcaccaaagatccacggggggtcgcgaatccctcttgattttaaggggcttcattttaataccatatatagtccattttgaataaatgacaaatgcatagaagcaactcAATTTAAGTgccacattaaacatttattcagtTTTTGaacgaagacaaattgaggaataaaataa
This genomic interval from Engraulis encrasicolus isolate BLACKSEA-1 chromosome 16, IST_EnEncr_1.0, whole genome shotgun sequence contains the following:
- the LOC134466154 gene encoding uncharacterized protein LOC134466154, whose protein sequence is MNFKGEQIRHSKCQLVRRPVRGEEREKLAQSLKHQLPRTLHLEKLGSLDEDVFDSGCRDGVPTPGTLKTLSSAQRAKARHHEEDLISLTLMARKEDSLIQQISAKPKSVMLWSAKTIAVFFKRCREDIIYIDATGSIIHRDPVDHKPIYIYEIVTRHPNKGSSPLPVATFATSDHTTPSVSHFVGAFLTDVVRLHGQSARKRPVMLMCDGSIVLLQSLAMNFCGMSLAELLRRYHDLVMGEGKEEDSTLPILHRCLSHVMNNAKSLCKKQ